From a region of the Synergistaceae bacterium genome:
- a CDS encoding glycosyltransferase family 4 protein — MQVREEMEKANIFLFTSDRQEGWGAVLNESMKSGCAVVGSKTIGSVPFLINHEENGLIYSNDDIEDLYFNVEKLLKNEELRKKYGNNALLTTTTL; from the coding sequence TTGCAAGTTAGAGAAGAGATGGAAAAAGCGAACATCTTTCTCTTTACAAGTGATAGGCAAGAGGGATGGGGAGCGGTGTTAAACGAGTCCATGAAAAGCGGTTGTGCTGTTGTGGGAAGCAAAACAATAGGCTCGGTTCCTTTCCTCATTAATCATGAAGAAAACGGATTAATCTACAGCAATGATGATATAGAAGATCTTTATTTTAATGTCGAAAAACTGCTTAAAAATGAAGAACTAAGAAAAAAGTATGGAAATAATGCCCTTCTGACCACTACCACCTTATGA
- a CDS encoding glycosyltransferase — protein sequence MYWERFFKKSAANPIRYAKMLMKHTIYRNKNVYLLCAGAYAAKDAAIIGAYPGKTYKWGYFTDTKRPDFEELYGKKEKETVTLLWSGRFLYFKHPEKAILLLKKLLENGYDCRLKMIGNGPMFRKINNLANKLHLTEKNHFFGNAFSFAS from the coding sequence ATGTATTGGGAAAGATTTTTTAAAAAGAGCGCTGCGAACCCCATTCGTTATGCAAAGATGTTAATGAAGCACACGATATATAGAAACAAAAATGTTTATCTGCTCTGTGCCGGAGCTTATGCTGCGAAAGATGCTGCAATAATTGGGGCTTACCCCGGCAAGACTTATAAGTGGGGATATTTTACTGACACAAAAAGGCCTGATTTTGAAGAGCTTTACGGAAAAAAAGAGAAAGAGACTGTCACACTGCTTTGGAGCGGCAGATTTCTCTACTTTAAACATCCTGAAAAAGCAATTCTTTTATTAAAAAAGCTGTTAGAAAACGGTTATGACTGCAGATTAAAAATGATAGGCAATGGCCCAATGTTCAGAAAAATTAATAATTTGGCCAATAAATTGCATCTAACTGAAAAAAATCACTTTTTTGGGAACGCTTTCTCCTTTGCAAGTTAG